Proteins encoded in a region of the Euleptes europaea isolate rEulEur1 chromosome 3, rEulEur1.hap1, whole genome shotgun sequence genome:
- the LOC130474244 gene encoding cAMP-dependent protein kinase inhibitor beta-like: MTEVEPVLDFASSGRTGRRNALPDILGSPAGVTPTDLPLKLAEMSLDADRSQEMQSPATEAPPQAPQSPELKDTS, encoded by the exons ATGACTGAGGTGGAGCCCGTCCTGGACTTTGCATCGTCTGGCCGCACCGGCCGAAGGAACGCCTTGCCCGACATCCTGGGCTCGCCCGCTGGGGTCACCCCTACTGACTTGCCACTGAAACTGGCCGAAATGTCTCTGGATGCAG acagGTCTCAAGAAATGCAGTCACCGGCCACAGAGGCGCCTCCCCAGGCACCTCAAAGTCCAGAGCTGAAAGATACCTCCTAA